The Culicoides brevitarsis isolate CSIRO-B50_1 unplaced genomic scaffold, AGI_CSIRO_Cbre_v1 contig_54, whole genome shotgun sequence sequence TTTTCCGCGACATATCCTTTGACACGCGAATTTTTTGGTTCTTTTTCATCTTCGGATCCGGAATTTTCTTCATCTGAGgtttcttcttcctttttgATGTCCAGATCGTCTTCCTCGAAGAACCCGTTGACAACTTTGATGATTCGTTTTCGATGCTCGCGATTATTGGGCACTCCGAGAGCTTTGTTCGTGTCG is a genomic window containing:
- the LOC134836529 gene encoding uncharacterized protein LOC134836529, which gives rise to MVKTLRRTRLARKYNYQRNRKRVQKSIQNKGTIKEPLIKQEWQKGKSLSKNLDDMGLAFDTNKALGVPNNREHRKRIIKVVNGFFEEDDLDIKKEEETSDEENSGSEDEKEPKNSRVKGYVA